One Halichoerus grypus chromosome 1, mHalGry1.hap1.1, whole genome shotgun sequence genomic region harbors:
- the LOC118528964 gene encoding aryl hydrocarbon receptor-like isoform X3 — protein sequence MLSTAGRYAVKKRKKPVRRSPKPQPPEGAKSNPSKRHRDRLNQELSKLTNLLPFPEDVRARLDKLSILRLIVGYLKVKSYFAATLRDSIEDCPADPPMNPGGSEHTSPQVNLQLFPEGDLLLQALNGFLMAVTEDGYVFYVSPTVQDYLGFHQSDVIYQSVFELIHKEDRAMFQSQFLWPADAAPVSREGEQDIHPLPGEKFLSLSGSSTDSLQHQPLDDPSYLERSFVCRFRCLLDNSSGFLELNFHGHLKFLPGQNNRLEDGILMSPQRTLFAIAAPRQPLTILELQDETFLFQTKHKLDFTPIACDSRGKLVLGYTDSELCRRGSGYQFIHAADMMHCAENHVRLMRTGESGLTVFRLRVQSNARLLFRGGQPDCIVARQRALTNAEGEEHLRKRALQLPFIFTTGEAILYDSSPLSPVTALPARKRIRARKGTPTGQGPVRPGSLLGAMMQQDESIYLSCIAPTPQGSPLERWRSNDSHAHKEEKEEEEDNSLLALTETLLEKDTEEQPDLCCTLQHLGVTDLSQRVWEESLLRADSGPAGSQNCHPLPPSQGGGSHREKKVLFHDSGNVALPPPSSTTAPQTLKPQPSLGSGQLTVEVTPPQHMGTVPSYLHTHTQHFLISGPTLQSSPQWQLQHSQDMPLNFRICQKPTIFDLSPLPEASSPSQPAQVFQPNHTSSLPLGENVPRHLAQPGAGVLDFYKEPMPWTASHSGQCQEPLITSDPTSCGTYPLESIWDSPIQGQPALVPVEVEAGQVARQAQPDPFHHLWSTMASLCPPWAGPASDIPPNLCWGLPPSVQGEAGNPKDTAGSQEHPPHSLVVSQLSGSSACPSQELLHIPLAMQDSDSMDPCPAAKQQQWVQMGLQTQEACGPVREGLPSAQPLGGCPRDAIPQALKPSLFLSSKNSSLGIGSSQGKSPAEATRHSKDRLVIAAPGAAGRPQVQSSLTLPPCPPDSAWPPASMQGSRDVQLQQCDQNKVHSTIALGIPGPKGSTFSSKF from the exons CCACCCTAAGGGACAGCATTGAAGACTGCCCAGCTGACCCACCCATGAATCCAGGAGGAAGTGAGCATACCTCTCCACAGGTCAATCTACAACTGTTTCCTGAAGGGGACTTGCTTCTTCAG gctctcaacgGCTTCCTCATGGCTGTTACAGAGGATGGCTATGTTTTCTACGTCTCTCCCACAGTCCAGGACTACCTGGGATTTCATCAA TCAGATGTCATCTATCAGAGTGTGTTCGAGCTGATCCACAAGGAGGACAGAGCCATGTTCCAGAGCCAGTTTCTCTGGCCTGCAGATGCAGCACCTGTCAGCAGAGAGGGTGAGCAGGACATCCACC ctctgccaggaGAGAAGTTTCTCTCACTTAGTGGCTCCTCCACAGACAGCCTGCAGCATCAGCCCTTGGATGACCCTTCCTATCTGGAAAGAAGTTTTGTTTGTCGCTTCCGCTGCCTGCTGGACAATTCTTCTGGGTTTCTG GAGTTGAATTTCCATGGCCATCTGAAGTTCCTCCCTGGACAGAACAATAGGTTAGAAGATGGTATCCTCATGTCTCCTCAACGCACCCTGTTCGCCATTGCAGCACCTCGCCAGCCACTCACCATCCTGGAGCTCCAAGATGAAACATTTCTtttccaaacaaaacacaaattggATTTCACACCTATAGCCTGTGATTCCAG AGGCAAGCTGGTCCTGGGCTACACCGACAGCGAGCTCTGCAGGAGGGGCTCCGGCTACCAGTTCATCCACGCGGCCGACATGATGCACTGCGCCGAGAACCACGTGCGGC TGATGAGGACGGGCGAGAGCGGCCTCACGGTGTTCCGGCTGCGGGTGCAGTCCAACGCCCGCCTGCTGTTCCGCGGCGGCCAGCCCGACTGCATCGTCGCCCGACAGCGGGCCCTGAC GAatgcagagggggaggagcacCTGCGCAAGAGAGCCCTGCAGCTGCCATTCATCTTCACCACAGGGGAAGCCATCCTGTATGACAGCAGCCCCCTGAGCCCTGTGACTGCCCTCCCAGCCAGGAAGAGGATCAGGGCAAGAAAGGGCACCCCCACTGGTCAGGGTCCTGTGCGCCCAGGCTCTCTTCTGGGAGCCATGATGCAGCAAGATGAATCCATATACTTGTCCTGCATTGCCCCAACCCCACAAGGCTCACCCTTGGAGAGGTGGAGGTCCAATGACAGTCATGcgcacaaggaagagaaagaggaggaggaagacaacTCCCTCCTGGCTCTCACAGAGACCCTGCTGGAGAAGGACACAGAAGAACAGCCTGATCTCTGCTGCACTCTCCAGCACCTGGGGGTCACTGACCTCAGCCAGCGTGTGTGGGAAGAGAGCCTTCTCAGGGCTGACTCAGGCCCTGCAGGGTCTCAGAATTGCCACCCACTACCACCAAGCCAGGGAGGGGGCTCCCACAGGGAAAAGAAAGTGCTTTTTCATGACAGTGGGAATGTGGCATTACCCCCACCATCCAGCACAACTGCTCCACAGACCCTGAAGCCACAGCCTTCGCTGGGCTCGGGCCAGCTTACCGTGGAAGTGACTCCACCTCAGCACATGGGCACAGTGCCCAGCtaccttcacacacacacccagcattTTCTCATCTCTGGCCCTACACTCCAGAGTTCTCCACAGTGGCAGCTTCAGCACAGCCAGGATATGCCTTTGAATTTCAGGATATGCCAGAAACCAACAATATTTGACCTCAGCCCCCTCCCTGaggcctccagccccagccaacCTGCCCAGGTGTTTCAGCCAAACCACACATCTTCACTCCCTTTAGGAGAAAATGTCCCTAGACACCTGGCTCAGCCAGGTGCTGGTGTTCTGGATTTTTACAAAGAACCCATGCCCTGGACAGCCTCACACAGTGGTCAGTGTCAAGAGCCCTTGATCACCTCAGATCCCACCTCCTGCGGCACCTATCCCTTGGAAAGCATTTGGGATTCCCCGATCCAGGGCCAGCCAGCACTAGTCCCTGTGGAGGTGGAGGCAGGGCAGGTAGCAAGGCAGGCCCAGCCTGACCCCTTCCACCACCTGTGGTCGACCATGGCCAGCCTGTGCCCTCCATGGGCAGGGCCAGCCAGTGACATTCCTCCTAACTTGTGCTGGGGTTTGCCCCCATCTGTGCAGGGAGAAGCGGGTAACCCAAAGGATACAGCTGGGAGTCAAGAgcacccaccccactccctggTGGTGAGCCAGCTCTCGGGGagctctgcctgcccttcccaggAGCTCCTGCATATACCCTTGGCTATGCAGGACTCTGACAGCATGGACCCCTGCCCAGCTGCCAAGCAACAGCAGTGGGTACAAATGGGGCTGCAGACCCAGGAAGCTTGTGGACCAGTGAGAGAAGGGTTGCCAAGTGCCCAGCCCTTGGGTGGCTGCCCAAGAGATGCCATCCCCCAGGCCCTGAAGCCAAGCCTCTTCCTGTCCTCCAAGAACAGCTCCCTAGGCATAGGCAGCAGCCAAGGCAAGAGCCCAGCTGAAGCCACAAGGCACAGCAAGGACAGACTGGTCATCGCAGCCCCAGGGGCTGCGGGGAGACCCCAGGTGCAGTCTAGCCtgaccctgcctccctgccctcctgactCTGCCTGGCCACCTGCATCTATGCAGGGCAGCCGTGACGTCCAGCTCCAG CAGTGTGACCAAAACAAAGTGCACAGCACCATAGCACTTGGGATTCCAGGCCCAAAAGGAAGCACATTTTCCTCCAAATTCTGA
- the LOC118528964 gene encoding aryl hydrocarbon receptor-like isoform X4, with the protein MLSTAGRYAVKKRKKPVRRSPKPQPPEGAKSNPSKRHRDRLNQELSKLTNLLPFPEDVRARLDKLSILRLIVGYLKVKSYFAATLRDSIEDCPADPPMNPGGSEHTSPQVNLQLFPEGDLLLQALNGFLMAVTEDGYVFYVSPTVQDYLGFHQSDVIYQSVFELIHKEDRAMFQSQFLWPADAAPVSREGEQDIHPLPGEKFLSLSGSSTDSLQHQPLDDPSYLERSFVCRFRCLLDNSSGFLELNFHGHLKFLPGQNNRLEDGILMSPQRTLFAIAAPRQPLTILELQDETFLFQTKHKLDFTPIACDSRGKLVLGYTDSELCRRGSGYQFIHAADMMHCAENHVRLMRTGESGLTVFRLRVQSNARLLFRGGQPDCIVARQRALTNAEGEEHLRKRALQLPFIFTTGEAILYDSSPLSPVTALPARKRIRARKGTPTGQGPVRPGSLLGAMMQQDESIYLSCIAPTPQGSPLERWRSNDSHAHKEEKEEEEDNSLLALTETLLEKDTEEQPDLCCTLQHLGVTDLSQRVWEESLLRADSGPAGSQNCHPLPPSQGGGSHREKKVLFHDSGNVALPPPSSTTAPQTLKPQPSLGSGQLTVEVTPPQHMGTVPSYLHTHTQHFLISGPTLQSSPQWQLQHSQDMPLNFRICQKPTIFDLSPLPEASSPSQPAQVFQPNHTSSLPLGENVPRHLAQPGAGVLDFYKEPMPWTASHSGQCQEPLITSDPTSCGTYPLESIWDSPIQGQPALVPVEVEAGQVARQAQPDPFHHLWSTMASLCPPWAGPASDIPPNLCWGLPPSVQGEAGNPKDTAGSQEHPPHSLVVSQLSGSSACPSQELLHIPLAMQDSDSMDPCPAAKQQQWVQMGLQTQEACGPVREGLPSAQPLGGCPRDAIPQALKPSLFLSSKNSSLGIGSSQGKSPAEATRHSKDRLVIAAPGAAGRPQVQSSLTLPPCPPDSAWPPASMQGSRDVQLQDSLLGS; encoded by the exons CCACCCTAAGGGACAGCATTGAAGACTGCCCAGCTGACCCACCCATGAATCCAGGAGGAAGTGAGCATACCTCTCCACAGGTCAATCTACAACTGTTTCCTGAAGGGGACTTGCTTCTTCAG gctctcaacgGCTTCCTCATGGCTGTTACAGAGGATGGCTATGTTTTCTACGTCTCTCCCACAGTCCAGGACTACCTGGGATTTCATCAA TCAGATGTCATCTATCAGAGTGTGTTCGAGCTGATCCACAAGGAGGACAGAGCCATGTTCCAGAGCCAGTTTCTCTGGCCTGCAGATGCAGCACCTGTCAGCAGAGAGGGTGAGCAGGACATCCACC ctctgccaggaGAGAAGTTTCTCTCACTTAGTGGCTCCTCCACAGACAGCCTGCAGCATCAGCCCTTGGATGACCCTTCCTATCTGGAAAGAAGTTTTGTTTGTCGCTTCCGCTGCCTGCTGGACAATTCTTCTGGGTTTCTG GAGTTGAATTTCCATGGCCATCTGAAGTTCCTCCCTGGACAGAACAATAGGTTAGAAGATGGTATCCTCATGTCTCCTCAACGCACCCTGTTCGCCATTGCAGCACCTCGCCAGCCACTCACCATCCTGGAGCTCCAAGATGAAACATTTCTtttccaaacaaaacacaaattggATTTCACACCTATAGCCTGTGATTCCAG AGGCAAGCTGGTCCTGGGCTACACCGACAGCGAGCTCTGCAGGAGGGGCTCCGGCTACCAGTTCATCCACGCGGCCGACATGATGCACTGCGCCGAGAACCACGTGCGGC TGATGAGGACGGGCGAGAGCGGCCTCACGGTGTTCCGGCTGCGGGTGCAGTCCAACGCCCGCCTGCTGTTCCGCGGCGGCCAGCCCGACTGCATCGTCGCCCGACAGCGGGCCCTGAC GAatgcagagggggaggagcacCTGCGCAAGAGAGCCCTGCAGCTGCCATTCATCTTCACCACAGGGGAAGCCATCCTGTATGACAGCAGCCCCCTGAGCCCTGTGACTGCCCTCCCAGCCAGGAAGAGGATCAGGGCAAGAAAGGGCACCCCCACTGGTCAGGGTCCTGTGCGCCCAGGCTCTCTTCTGGGAGCCATGATGCAGCAAGATGAATCCATATACTTGTCCTGCATTGCCCCAACCCCACAAGGCTCACCCTTGGAGAGGTGGAGGTCCAATGACAGTCATGcgcacaaggaagagaaagaggaggaggaagacaacTCCCTCCTGGCTCTCACAGAGACCCTGCTGGAGAAGGACACAGAAGAACAGCCTGATCTCTGCTGCACTCTCCAGCACCTGGGGGTCACTGACCTCAGCCAGCGTGTGTGGGAAGAGAGCCTTCTCAGGGCTGACTCAGGCCCTGCAGGGTCTCAGAATTGCCACCCACTACCACCAAGCCAGGGAGGGGGCTCCCACAGGGAAAAGAAAGTGCTTTTTCATGACAGTGGGAATGTGGCATTACCCCCACCATCCAGCACAACTGCTCCACAGACCCTGAAGCCACAGCCTTCGCTGGGCTCGGGCCAGCTTACCGTGGAAGTGACTCCACCTCAGCACATGGGCACAGTGCCCAGCtaccttcacacacacacccagcattTTCTCATCTCTGGCCCTACACTCCAGAGTTCTCCACAGTGGCAGCTTCAGCACAGCCAGGATATGCCTTTGAATTTCAGGATATGCCAGAAACCAACAATATTTGACCTCAGCCCCCTCCCTGaggcctccagccccagccaacCTGCCCAGGTGTTTCAGCCAAACCACACATCTTCACTCCCTTTAGGAGAAAATGTCCCTAGACACCTGGCTCAGCCAGGTGCTGGTGTTCTGGATTTTTACAAAGAACCCATGCCCTGGACAGCCTCACACAGTGGTCAGTGTCAAGAGCCCTTGATCACCTCAGATCCCACCTCCTGCGGCACCTATCCCTTGGAAAGCATTTGGGATTCCCCGATCCAGGGCCAGCCAGCACTAGTCCCTGTGGAGGTGGAGGCAGGGCAGGTAGCAAGGCAGGCCCAGCCTGACCCCTTCCACCACCTGTGGTCGACCATGGCCAGCCTGTGCCCTCCATGGGCAGGGCCAGCCAGTGACATTCCTCCTAACTTGTGCTGGGGTTTGCCCCCATCTGTGCAGGGAGAAGCGGGTAACCCAAAGGATACAGCTGGGAGTCAAGAgcacccaccccactccctggTGGTGAGCCAGCTCTCGGGGagctctgcctgcccttcccaggAGCTCCTGCATATACCCTTGGCTATGCAGGACTCTGACAGCATGGACCCCTGCCCAGCTGCCAAGCAACAGCAGTGGGTACAAATGGGGCTGCAGACCCAGGAAGCTTGTGGACCAGTGAGAGAAGGGTTGCCAAGTGCCCAGCCCTTGGGTGGCTGCCCAAGAGATGCCATCCCCCAGGCCCTGAAGCCAAGCCTCTTCCTGTCCTCCAAGAACAGCTCCCTAGGCATAGGCAGCAGCCAAGGCAAGAGCCCAGCTGAAGCCACAAGGCACAGCAAGGACAGACTGGTCATCGCAGCCCCAGGGGCTGCGGGGAGACCCCAGGTGCAGTCTAGCCtgaccctgcctccctgccctcctgactCTGCCTGGCCACCTGCATCTATGCAGGGCAGCCGTGACGTCCAGCTCCAG GACTCATTGCTCGGGAGCTAA
- the LOC118528964 gene encoding aryl hydrocarbon receptor-like isoform X1, with amino-acid sequence MLSTAGRYAVKKRKKPVRRSPKPQPPEGAKSNPSKRHRDRLNQELSKLTNLLPFPEDVRARLDKLSILRLIVGYLKVKSYFAATLRDSIEDCPADPPMNPGGSEHTSPQVNLQLFPEGDLLLQALNGFLMAVTEDGYVFYVSPTVQDYLGFHQSDVIYQSVFELIHKEDRAMFQSQFLWPADAAPVSREGEQDIHPLPGEKFLSLSGSSTDSLQHQPLDDPSYLERSFVCRFRCLLDNSSGFLELNFHGHLKFLPGQNNRLEDGILMSPQRTLFAIAAPRQPLTILELQDETFLFQTKHKLDFTPIACDSRGKLVLGYTDSELCRRGSGYQFIHAADMMHCAENHVRLMRTGESGLTVFRLRVQSNARLLFRGGQPDCIVARQRALTNAEGEEHLRKRALQLPFIFTTGEAILYDSSPLSPVTALPARKRIRARKGTPTGQGPVRPGSLLGAMMQQDESIYLSCIAPTPQGSPLERWRSNDSHAHKEEKEEEEDNSLLALTETLLEKDTEEQPDLCCTLQHLGVTDLSQRVWEESLLRADSGPAGSQNCHPLPPSQGGGSHREKKVLFHDSGNVALPPPSSTTAPQTLKPQPSLGSGQLTVEVTPPQHMGTVPSYLHTHTQHFLISGPTLQSSPQWQLQHSQDMPLNFRICQKPTIFDLSPLPEASSPSQPAQVFQPNHTSSLPLGENVPRHLAQPGAGVLDFYKEPMPWTASHSGQCQEPLITSDPTSCGTYPLESIWDSPIQGQPALVPVEVEAGQVARQAQPDPFHHLWSTMASLCPPWAGPASDIPPNLCWGLPPSVQGEAGNPKDTAGSQEHPPHSLVVSQLSGSSACPSQELLHIPLAMQDSDSMDPCPAAKQQQWVQMGLQTQEACGPVREGLPSAQPLGGCPRDAIPQALKPSLFLSSKNSSLGIGSSQGKSPAEATRHSKDRLVIAAPGAAGRPQVQSSLTLPPCPPDSAWPPASMQGSRDVQLQVSVSKQDHGDLWVAGRGTLPHWSSAELLANLDVRGHLPSWPV; translated from the exons CCACCCTAAGGGACAGCATTGAAGACTGCCCAGCTGACCCACCCATGAATCCAGGAGGAAGTGAGCATACCTCTCCACAGGTCAATCTACAACTGTTTCCTGAAGGGGACTTGCTTCTTCAG gctctcaacgGCTTCCTCATGGCTGTTACAGAGGATGGCTATGTTTTCTACGTCTCTCCCACAGTCCAGGACTACCTGGGATTTCATCAA TCAGATGTCATCTATCAGAGTGTGTTCGAGCTGATCCACAAGGAGGACAGAGCCATGTTCCAGAGCCAGTTTCTCTGGCCTGCAGATGCAGCACCTGTCAGCAGAGAGGGTGAGCAGGACATCCACC ctctgccaggaGAGAAGTTTCTCTCACTTAGTGGCTCCTCCACAGACAGCCTGCAGCATCAGCCCTTGGATGACCCTTCCTATCTGGAAAGAAGTTTTGTTTGTCGCTTCCGCTGCCTGCTGGACAATTCTTCTGGGTTTCTG GAGTTGAATTTCCATGGCCATCTGAAGTTCCTCCCTGGACAGAACAATAGGTTAGAAGATGGTATCCTCATGTCTCCTCAACGCACCCTGTTCGCCATTGCAGCACCTCGCCAGCCACTCACCATCCTGGAGCTCCAAGATGAAACATTTCTtttccaaacaaaacacaaattggATTTCACACCTATAGCCTGTGATTCCAG AGGCAAGCTGGTCCTGGGCTACACCGACAGCGAGCTCTGCAGGAGGGGCTCCGGCTACCAGTTCATCCACGCGGCCGACATGATGCACTGCGCCGAGAACCACGTGCGGC TGATGAGGACGGGCGAGAGCGGCCTCACGGTGTTCCGGCTGCGGGTGCAGTCCAACGCCCGCCTGCTGTTCCGCGGCGGCCAGCCCGACTGCATCGTCGCCCGACAGCGGGCCCTGAC GAatgcagagggggaggagcacCTGCGCAAGAGAGCCCTGCAGCTGCCATTCATCTTCACCACAGGGGAAGCCATCCTGTATGACAGCAGCCCCCTGAGCCCTGTGACTGCCCTCCCAGCCAGGAAGAGGATCAGGGCAAGAAAGGGCACCCCCACTGGTCAGGGTCCTGTGCGCCCAGGCTCTCTTCTGGGAGCCATGATGCAGCAAGATGAATCCATATACTTGTCCTGCATTGCCCCAACCCCACAAGGCTCACCCTTGGAGAGGTGGAGGTCCAATGACAGTCATGcgcacaaggaagagaaagaggaggaggaagacaacTCCCTCCTGGCTCTCACAGAGACCCTGCTGGAGAAGGACACAGAAGAACAGCCTGATCTCTGCTGCACTCTCCAGCACCTGGGGGTCACTGACCTCAGCCAGCGTGTGTGGGAAGAGAGCCTTCTCAGGGCTGACTCAGGCCCTGCAGGGTCTCAGAATTGCCACCCACTACCACCAAGCCAGGGAGGGGGCTCCCACAGGGAAAAGAAAGTGCTTTTTCATGACAGTGGGAATGTGGCATTACCCCCACCATCCAGCACAACTGCTCCACAGACCCTGAAGCCACAGCCTTCGCTGGGCTCGGGCCAGCTTACCGTGGAAGTGACTCCACCTCAGCACATGGGCACAGTGCCCAGCtaccttcacacacacacccagcattTTCTCATCTCTGGCCCTACACTCCAGAGTTCTCCACAGTGGCAGCTTCAGCACAGCCAGGATATGCCTTTGAATTTCAGGATATGCCAGAAACCAACAATATTTGACCTCAGCCCCCTCCCTGaggcctccagccccagccaacCTGCCCAGGTGTTTCAGCCAAACCACACATCTTCACTCCCTTTAGGAGAAAATGTCCCTAGACACCTGGCTCAGCCAGGTGCTGGTGTTCTGGATTTTTACAAAGAACCCATGCCCTGGACAGCCTCACACAGTGGTCAGTGTCAAGAGCCCTTGATCACCTCAGATCCCACCTCCTGCGGCACCTATCCCTTGGAAAGCATTTGGGATTCCCCGATCCAGGGCCAGCCAGCACTAGTCCCTGTGGAGGTGGAGGCAGGGCAGGTAGCAAGGCAGGCCCAGCCTGACCCCTTCCACCACCTGTGGTCGACCATGGCCAGCCTGTGCCCTCCATGGGCAGGGCCAGCCAGTGACATTCCTCCTAACTTGTGCTGGGGTTTGCCCCCATCTGTGCAGGGAGAAGCGGGTAACCCAAAGGATACAGCTGGGAGTCAAGAgcacccaccccactccctggTGGTGAGCCAGCTCTCGGGGagctctgcctgcccttcccaggAGCTCCTGCATATACCCTTGGCTATGCAGGACTCTGACAGCATGGACCCCTGCCCAGCTGCCAAGCAACAGCAGTGGGTACAAATGGGGCTGCAGACCCAGGAAGCTTGTGGACCAGTGAGAGAAGGGTTGCCAAGTGCCCAGCCCTTGGGTGGCTGCCCAAGAGATGCCATCCCCCAGGCCCTGAAGCCAAGCCTCTTCCTGTCCTCCAAGAACAGCTCCCTAGGCATAGGCAGCAGCCAAGGCAAGAGCCCAGCTGAAGCCACAAGGCACAGCAAGGACAGACTGGTCATCGCAGCCCCAGGGGCTGCGGGGAGACCCCAGGTGCAGTCTAGCCtgaccctgcctccctgccctcctgactCTGCCTGGCCACCTGCATCTATGCAGGGCAGCCGTGACGTCCAGCTCCAGGTAAGTGTTAGCAAGCAGGACCACGGGGATTTGTGGGTAGCAGGGAGGGGCACTCTACCTCACTGGTCAAGTGCAGAGCTCCTAGCAAATCTGGATGTGAGGGGGCATCTGCCCAGCTGGCCAGTATAG